TGGGCCGCCAGAAGCTGTTCGAGATCCGGCGCATGCATAACGATGTGACCTTCATCGACGCGTTCCTGACGCCCGAGTTCTGCCTTGAGCAGAAGCTGTTTTCGTTCCGCTATAACCGCGACACCGACCTGTACGAGATCGCGTCGCGCGAGTTCCAGGAGATCAAGCAGAAGCTGCTGTTCCGGCTGACGAACTTTGGCCAGCCGTTCATCTATGTCGAAGATGGCAACTACAATAATCGCGGCGAGCTGTACCTGCGCCACCGCCACGAGGGTGTCGACCTCAAGATGGACTATGCGCGCGATACGCTGCGCAACCTGCATAAGATCTGGTCGCGGCCTGTCCATATCGAGACGATCGTCGACGATAAGAAGCGCCTGATCTCATTCGACGGCAAAGACTTCGGCGAGCGCAAGATCGACTGAGGCAGCCTGGTGCTGCGCACTGTGCCTGGGCACACGCCCCTAACAAGGAGAACGACATGACTATTGGAAAGCTCCTGGTCGAGCGCCTGGGTGCTGCCGAGCCTGCGGCCGAGTCGCCACTCGTGCTTGCCGACGCGTCGCACAGCGTCGAGCTGGTATTCTTCGACCGCGACCGCTATAGCGTGACGTTGAGCGAGCTGAACCTCGGCGCTGCGATCGGCGCTCCAGCTGATGCGCGGGCCTACCTGAGCGCCGCCGCCGCCGCCGTGGCGCGCCGGCTGAGCTTCCTCGAAGAGCAGCTGGCGGTGTGGGAGCTCGATGGCAGTGAGGGCCTGGCTCAGCTGCGCTCGTCGCCGCCCCAGCACGAGGGCGACGAGCTGACCTACTGGGAGGTAACGCTGTGGGCCGACCAGCCGCACGCGCAGCTGGCGCGCTATCGCTGGGCGCCGGGCATGGCCGAGCGCGAGCGCATGGCCTACCCGGCCACCTTCGCGCTGATCGGGCGCATGGCCGAGGCGCTGGCCGAGGCGCTGGCCGAGTAGCGCGCGGCACCTGGACAGGTACGTTCAGCCCATGCAGAAACGCCCCGGCCGGGGCGTTTCTGCATGGTGGTATACTGGCGCGGGCATCCTGGCTGTTTTTTGGGGCAAAGCGTTGAACGATCGCTCGACAATCGCAGCCGCGCTGGTCTGGGCCGCCGATCAGCTGCGGGCCACCAGCGCAACACCCCGGCTCGATGCCGAGCTGCTGCTGGCGCACAGCCTGGGCTGGCCGCGCGCGCGCCTGCTGGCCGAGGGGCGCCAGCCGATCGATGGAGACCGGCTGCCACATTTCGATCGGCTGATCGAACGCCGCATGGCACTCGAGCCTGTCGCCTACCTCATCGGCCACAAGCAATTCTTCGGCCTCGACTTCGTAGTCGATCGGCGCGTGCTGGTGCCGCGCCCCGAGACCGAGCTGCTGGTTGAGCTGGCGCTGCAGATCGCGCGAACCAAGCACATGGAACCAAGCACCGATCAGGCGAACCAGCCCGGCTCTCGCGTTCTGATTGCCGACATCGGCACCGGCAGCGGCTGTATTGCGGTGGCGCTGGCGGTGTACCTGCCCAGCGCGCAGATCTGCGCGGTCGACATCTCGCCCGACGCGCTGGCACTGGCGCGCCTGAACGCCGAGCGCCACGGCGTCGGCACGCGCATACGCCTGCTCCAGGGCGACCTGCTGGCCCCGCTGGAGGCCCCGGCCGACATGATCGTGAGCAACCCGCCCTACACGGTGCTCTCGGCAATCGACGAGGGCGTGCGCCGCCACGAGCCACACTGCGCGCTCGACGGCGGCCCCGATGGGCTGGCGCTGTACCGCAGGCTGTTGCACGCGGCGCCGGCCCGGCTGCGGCCCGGCGGCGCAGTGCTGCTCGAGATCGGCGCAACACAGGCGGCAGCCGTAGCCAGGCTGGCGCGTGAGGCATTCCCAGCTGCACAGATCGACGTTCATAGCGATCTGGCCGGACTCGACCGGGTCGTGGCCATCTCGTGATACCGTGCCATGCGCATTCCACTCACTTGAGCAGAGTGTGATGCGGAAAGCGCGCGATAGCCGAGCGCCTGATGATCGTAACCCGTGAGCAGTATCGTATCGCTCTGCCAAAGGCTCAAACGCCGACTGCGTACGTCCTGCCAATTGCGCGGGCCATCCTAATACTAAAGAGGAGCTATGCCCTACAAACTACTCGCGCTCGACCTCGACGGCACGGTGCTCGACGCGCAGCTGCAGCTGGCCCCCGAGGTTGCCACAGCAATCGCGGCGGCACAGGCGCGCGGCGTATATGTGACGATCGCGACCGGGCGCATGTTCGGCTCGACCATCCAGTTCGCGCGGCAGCTGAACATCGATGGGCCGCTGATCTGCTTTCAAGGGGCGCTGATCCGCGATTCGCGCGACGGCGCAATCTCCTACCATGTGCCTACGCCCGCCGATCTAGCGGCCGAGGCGATCGAGCTGTTGCACGCGGCCGGCCTGTTTGTGCTGGCCTACATCGACGAGCGCCTGTGGGTCGCCGAGCAACGCGCCGAGCTCGACCTGTACCTCGGCTGGCATCCCGAGCAACCCGAGGTAGTGCTGGCGCCCAACCTGGCCGACACGATCGCGCGTGGGGCCAGCGCCGGGCTGCTCGGGGCGCCGGCCGGCGACACGCGCCGCTTCAGGGCCGGCCCGCCGACCAAGCTGATGTTCGTAGCCGAGCCGGCACTGGCCGAACGCGAGACGGCCCGGCTGGCGCTGCACTTCGCCGGCCGGCTGGCGGTGATGCGCTCGCACGCCATGTTTGGCGAATTGACCGCGCCGGGCGTCAGCAAAGGCGCCGCGTTAGCCCAGCTGGCAGCACACATGGGCATCGCGCGCGAGGATGTGATCGCGATCGGCGACCACGAGAATGATCTGCCTATGATCGCATGGGCCGGGCTGGGGTTGGCGATGGGCAACGCGATCCCACAGGCGCAAAGCATCGCCGATGCTGTCATCCCGTCGGTTGACGCGTGTGGCGTGGCCTGGGCGATCGAACACTACATCCTGAAAGGTTAGGCAAATTGGGTATTGCGCCGCGTGATCCCATCCGCTATAATGGCGCTCGCCTTCGACACGCATAAAGGCAGGCACCAAAAAGGCCAGCACCTGCGCCAGGCACCGGCCTTCGACATCGCAGCAGCCGCGCAGCTAGCGCGACTTACTCACCGTTCGCAGGCACTGGGTGCAGATCTTGACCTGCACCGATACGCCGCCATCGAGTGTGAGCGTGGTCTTCTGAATATTCGGCCGCCACATGCGGCGCGTGTGCCGCTTCGAGAAGCTCACATTGTTGCCAAAAGCCGGCTTTTTGCCGCAGAGCTGACAGGTTGCCATTGTCGAATAACCTCCTCGGCACACGCCGAGCATCGCTAACGAGCATGTTCAATACTAAACACGGACTATACCATATGGCAGACTGGTTGGCAAGCGAGAGGATCGGATGAGCCATCAGGCCGGGCCACCCAACCAGCGGCAGCTGCCGACTGGCACAATCGAGGTTGCGCCGCACGCGATCGCCTCGATCGTTGCGCACGCGGTCGGGCAGTCGTACGGCGTAGTTGGGATGGCGCCGCACACCTTCCGCGAAGGTGTCGCGCAGGTGCTGCACCAGCGCGATGCGCACCGCGGTGTCGATGTACGTATCGGCAACGACCAGATCGAGATCGACTTGTACATTATTGTAGGCTATGGCACACGCATCGGCGAGGTGGCCCGCAATGTGCAAGAGAATGTACGCTATGCCGTCGAGCGCGCGCTGGGCGTGCCGGTGGCCCGCGTGAATGTGCGCGTGCAGGGCCTGCGCGATTAGTGCGGAGCTTCGCGTTGAGCGCTACACGTAGCGGAGTTGTTCGTTGGAATCACTCTCCATTTCGAGCGAGATCAAAGCCGCGATCAGCTGGGATGGCGTGCAATTGCTGGCGGCACTGGCAGCCGCCGCACGCTGGCTCGAGCAGCACGCCGAGCATGTCAATGCGCTAAACGTGTTCCCGGTGCCCGATGGCGACACCGGCACAAATATGTCGCTGACGCTCAGCGGCGCAATCAAAGACGTGGCTCCCGAGCCGTCGGTGGCCGCCGTGGCCGAGCGAGTCAAGTATTGGGCCATGATGCGCGGGCGTGGCAACTCGGGCATTATTCTGTCGCAGGTGCTGCGCGGTGTGGCCCAGGGCCTGGCCGGACACACCCATATGGGCGCGCCCGAGCTGGCCGAGGCGCTGGCCCAGGCCAGCCTGGCGGCCTACAAGGCCGTGCTCAAGCCAGTCGAAGGCACCATGCTGACGGTTATGCGCGAGGCCAGCGAGGCCGCCACTGCGGCGCTGGCCCGGCCGCACGCCACCCTGCCGGCCGTGCTCGAGGCAGCTGTTCAGGGTGCGCGCGCCTCGGTCGACCGCACGCCAACCCTGCTGAAGACCCTGCGCGACGCCGGGGTGGTCGATTCGGGCGGCGAGGGGCTGTTCTTGATCCTTGAAGGCATGCTGCGCTACGTACGCGGCGAGTCGCTCGAGTACACGACTGCCGCACCGGCAGCGGCCATGGCGTTTGCCGACATCCATGGCCCCGACGATTTTGGCTACTGCACCAACTTCATCGTACGCGGCGCCGGCATGCCCTACGAGCGCATGCGCGCCACCCTCGCAGGCATGGGCCAGTCGGCCGTGATCGTCGGCGATGCCGAGCTAATCAAGGTGCATATTCACCTGCTGCGCCCCGGCGATGCGCTTAATTACGCGGTCGAGTTTGGCGCGCTCGAGCAGATCGAGATCACCAACATGGACCGCCAGCGCGAGCAGCTCCACGCGGCTCAGCGCACACCCGGCAGCCAGAATGGGCACGCGCCCGCCGGCCCCGCGCTCGACACCCACGTCGGCGTTGTTGCGGTGGCGCCTGGGCCTGGCTTCGCGGCGCTGTTCCGCAACCTGCACGCCGGCGCGATTGTCGGCGGCGGGCAGACCATGAACCCGAGCACCGAGGATCTGCTGGCGGCGATCGAGCGCCTGCCACAGCACGAAGTGATTGTGCTGCCGAATAACGCGAATGTAATCATGGCCGCGCGCCAGACGGCCACACTCAGCCAGAAGCAGATCGAGGTGCTGCCAACCAGAACCGCGCCGCAGGGCATCGCCGCGCTGCTGGGCTTCAACTTCCAGGCCGACCTGGCTACGAATGTGCGCGCCATGACCAGCGCGATGCTGCAAGTTCACACTGCCGAGGTGACCACCGCCGTGCGCGACGCTGCCGTTGATGGCGTTGGTGTGCGCGCCGGCCAGACGATCGGGCTACTAGACGGCG
The sequence above is drawn from the Candidatus Kouleothrix ribensis genome and encodes:
- the prmC gene encoding peptide chain release factor N(5)-glutamine methyltransferase: MQKRPGRGVSAWWYTGAGILAVFWGKALNDRSTIAAALVWAADQLRATSATPRLDAELLLAHSLGWPRARLLAEGRQPIDGDRLPHFDRLIERRMALEPVAYLIGHKQFFGLDFVVDRRVLVPRPETELLVELALQIARTKHMEPSTDQANQPGSRVLIADIGTGSGCIAVALAVYLPSAQICAVDISPDALALARLNAERHGVGTRIRLLQGDLLAPLEAPADMIVSNPPYTVLSAIDEGVRRHEPHCALDGGPDGLALYRRLLHAAPARLRPGGAVLLEIGATQAAAVARLAREAFPAAQIDVHSDLAGLDRVVAIS
- a CDS encoding HAD family phosphatase, which gives rise to MPYKLLALDLDGTVLDAQLQLAPEVATAIAAAQARGVYVTIATGRMFGSTIQFARQLNIDGPLICFQGALIRDSRDGAISYHVPTPADLAAEAIELLHAAGLFVLAYIDERLWVAEQRAELDLYLGWHPEQPEVVLAPNLADTIARGASAGLLGAPAGDTRRFRAGPPTKLMFVAEPALAERETARLALHFAGRLAVMRSHAMFGELTAPGVSKGAALAQLAAHMGIAREDVIAIGDHENDLPMIAWAGLGLAMGNAIPQAQSIADAVIPSVDACGVAWAIEHYILKG
- a CDS encoding 50S ribosomal protein L28 — translated: MATCQLCGKKPAFGNNVSFSKRHTRRMWRPNIQKTTLTLDGGVSVQVKICTQCLRTVSKSR
- a CDS encoding Asp23/Gls24 family envelope stress response protein — its product is MSHQAGPPNQRQLPTGTIEVAPHAIASIVAHAVGQSYGVVGMAPHTFREGVAQVLHQRDAHRGVDVRIGNDQIEIDLYIIVGYGTRIGEVARNVQENVRYAVERALGVPVARVNVRVQGLRD
- a CDS encoding DAK2 domain-containing protein produces the protein MSWDGVQLLAALAAAARWLEQHAEHVNALNVFPVPDGDTGTNMSLTLSGAIKDVAPEPSVAAVAERVKYWAMMRGRGNSGIILSQVLRGVAQGLAGHTHMGAPELAEALAQASLAAYKAVLKPVEGTMLTVMREASEAATAALARPHATLPAVLEAAVQGARASVDRTPTLLKTLRDAGVVDSGGEGLFLILEGMLRYVRGESLEYTTAAPAAAMAFADIHGPDDFGYCTNFIVRGAGMPYERMRATLAGMGQSAVIVGDAELIKVHIHLLRPGDALNYAVEFGALEQIEITNMDRQREQLHAAQRTPGSQNGHAPAGPALDTHVGVVAVAPGPGFAALFRNLHAGAIVGGGQTMNPSTEDLLAAIERLPQHEVIVLPNNANVIMAARQTATLSQKQIEVLPTRTAPQGIAALLGFNFQADLATNVRAMTSAMLQVHTAEVTTAVRDAAVDGVGVRAGQTIGLLDGDLVAADDDQQVVIDDLLGRMALGQCEIVTIYYGAGVDGGVAAALAEQIAARFPALEVEVQAGGQPLYEYIIAAE